A section of the Humulus lupulus chromosome 2, drHumLupu1.1, whole genome shotgun sequence genome encodes:
- the LOC133816975 gene encoding pentatricopeptide repeat-containing protein At2g13420, mitochondrial-like: MVGLSLVKLRLWPIAGEMVSLGRSLTATRLYSFSSSSSDSEDVAVSVDHQLPTLEPSTDADSVAKLLLHHHNPFHAMESSLQLYGISLSPDLLNQTLLRLKHSSKVAIAFFHYAKQLPNPSPLSTASYNLLVDIVAKVRQYDVAWQLIVEMENYDLTPTSTTFLILIRRLISSGLTRQAIRAFDDIETFVGTRTTSEDFHFLLDTLCKYGYVRVAVEVFNRRRNGLCPDVKMFTVLIYGWCKIGRIDMAERFMKDMVERGIEPNVVTYNVLLNGVCRHASLHPEERFERTIRNAEKVFDEMRKRGIEPDVTSFSIVLHVYSRAHKPQLSLDKLEEMREKGISPNVATYTSVVKCLCSCGRLEDAEELLDEMIRGGISPSAVTYNCFFKEFRGRKDVESAMKLYRKMKEKSLCMPSLHTYNILVAMFLDLNSWVSVKEIWNDMKESGTGPDLDSHTTLIHGLCQKQKWREACQFFVEMIEKGFLPQKVTFETLYKGLIQSDMLRTWRRLKKRLDQESITFGSEFHTYHLKPYKR, encoded by the coding sequence atggtagGATTGAGTCTTGTGAAGCTCCGGCTATGGCCGATTGCTGGAGAAATGGTCTCCCTTGGTCGCTCACTCACTGCTACTCGTCTCtattccttctcttcttcttcttctgattcAGAGGATGTTGCCGTGTCAGTCGATCATCAACTCCCGACGCTGGAGCCCTCGACCGACGCCGATTCAGTAGCTAAGCTCCTCCTCCACCATCACAACCCGTTTCACGCCATGGAATCTTCTCTCCAACTCTATGGAATATCTCTTTCTCCAGACCTTCTCAACCAAACACTCCTCCGTCTCAAGCACAGTTCCAAAGTTGCTATCGCCTTCTTCCACTACGCCAAACAACTCCCAAACCCTTCTCCTCTCAGCACCGCCTCTTACAATCTCCTCGTCGACATCGTCGCCAAAGTTCGGCAATACGACGTCGCCTGGCAGCTCATTGTTGAGATGGAGAATTACGATCTTACCCCTACTTCTACTACCTTCCTCATCCTCATCCGACGGTTGATATCCTCCGGCCTCACACGCCAAGCGATCAGGGCCTTCGACGACATCGAGACCTTCGTCGGTACCAGAACGACGTCGGAGGATTTCCACTTCTTGCTCGATACCCTATGCAAGTACGGATACGTGAGGGTCGCGGTTGAGGTTTTTAACAGAAGGAGAAATGGGTTGTGTCCCGATGTGAAGATGTTCACTGTTTTGATTTACGGGTGGTGCAAGATTGGTCGAATTGACATGGCCGAGAGGTTCATGAAGGACATGGTGGAGAGAGGGATCGAGCCCAATGTAGTCACGTACAATGTGTTGTTGAATGGGGTTTGCAGGCATGCGAGTTTGCACCCGGAGGAGAGGTTTGAGAGGACTATAAGGAACGCAGAGAAGGTGTTCGACGAAATGCGGAAGAGAGGGATCGAGCCCGACGTGACGAGTTTTTCTATTGTTCTTCATGTCTATAGCCGGGCTCATAAGCCGCAGCTTTCGCTTGACAAGTTAGAGGAAATGAGAGAGAAGGGTATCTCTCCGAATGTGGCGACGTACACTTCAGTGGTGAAGTGCCTGTGTTCTTGTGGGAGGCTTGAAGATGCAGAGGAGTTGCTCGACGAGATGATCAGAGGCGGAATCAGTCCGTCGGCGGTGACTTATAACTGTTTCTTCAAAGAGTTTAGAGGAAGAAAAGATGTGGAAAGTGCTATGAAACTGTATaggaagatgaaggagaagagTCTGTGCATGCCTAGTCTGCATACGTACAACATTTTGGTTGCCATGTTTTTGGACCTGAATAGTTGGGTGAGTGTTAAAGAGATTTGGAATGACATGAAGGAGAGTGGAACTGGGCCAGACTTAGATTCCCATACGACATTGATTCATGGGTTGTGCCAGAAGCAAAAATGGAGGGAGGCTTGCCAGTTTTTTGTGGAGATGATAGAGAAGGGTTTTCTGCCTCAGAAAGTCACTTTCGAGACCTTGTACAAGGGATTAATACAGTCTGATATGTTGAGAACTTGGAGGAGATTGAAGAAGAGACTTGATCAAGAGTCTATTACGTTTGGTTCTGAGTTTCATACTTATCACCTTAAGCCTTATAAGAGATGA